One Amorphoplanes digitatis genomic window carries:
- a CDS encoding sensor histidine kinase, whose amino-acid sequence MRRWLIEGALAVVALLLGSFFLATTLSEGDAWPLWAELAAGLVAIAGLVLFRRSRPVALTLVLIPFGLLFGMPMGAAPIALFAVALYRPARVAVGVAAVHAVSLAGVYLIALGPTRVYWESVTFMVLLDVIVVAIAMLVRSQRQLVRSFAERARQAEQGQQLRLEQARLGERERIAREMHDVLAHRISLLAVHAGALEVRREAPEGERAAAGVIRQSAYEALEDLRQVIGMLREPADDRPQPTLADVPALIEQSREAGARVELELGAAGPVPAGLGRHAYRIVQEALTNARKHAPGASVRVAVTGHAERGLVVEVDNALVAGGPTLPGAGAGLVGIGERVQLAGGRLEHGPTTAGEFRLRAWLPWTP is encoded by the coding sequence ATGCGGCGCTGGCTGATCGAGGGTGCCCTGGCGGTCGTCGCGCTGCTGCTGGGCTCCTTCTTCCTCGCGACGACCCTCAGTGAGGGCGACGCCTGGCCGCTGTGGGCGGAGCTGGCCGCCGGCCTGGTCGCGATCGCCGGCCTGGTCCTGTTCCGGCGGAGCCGGCCGGTCGCGCTGACGCTCGTCCTCATCCCGTTCGGGCTGCTCTTCGGCATGCCGATGGGCGCCGCGCCGATCGCGCTCTTCGCCGTCGCGCTGTACCGGCCGGCCCGGGTCGCCGTCGGGGTCGCCGCGGTGCACGCGGTCTCGCTGGCCGGCGTCTATCTGATCGCGCTCGGCCCGACCCGGGTCTACTGGGAGTCGGTGACGTTCATGGTGCTGCTGGACGTCATCGTCGTCGCGATCGCGATGCTGGTCCGCTCGCAGCGGCAGCTCGTGCGCTCGTTCGCCGAGCGGGCCCGGCAGGCCGAGCAGGGCCAGCAGCTGCGCCTCGAGCAGGCACGGCTGGGCGAGCGGGAGCGGATCGCGCGCGAGATGCACGACGTGCTCGCACACCGGATCTCGCTGCTGGCGGTGCACGCCGGCGCGCTGGAGGTGCGCCGGGAGGCGCCGGAGGGCGAGCGGGCGGCCGCCGGGGTGATCCGGCAGAGCGCGTACGAGGCGCTGGAGGATCTGCGGCAGGTCATCGGGATGCTGCGCGAGCCCGCCGACGACCGGCCTCAGCCGACCCTCGCGGACGTGCCGGCGCTGATCGAGCAGTCCCGGGAGGCCGGTGCGCGGGTGGAGCTGGAGCTGGGCGCCGCCGGGCCGGTGCCGGCCGGGCTGGGCCGGCACGCGTACCGGATCGTGCAGGAGGCGCTGACCAACGCCCGCAAGCACGCGCCGGGCGCGAGCGTGCGGGTGGCGGTCACCGGCCACGCCGAGCGGGGCCTGGTCGTGGAGGTCGACAACGCCCTGGTGGCCGGCGGGCCGACGCTGCCGGGCGCCGGGGCCGGGCTGGTCGGCATCGGCGAGCGGGTGCAGCTCGCCGGCGGCCGCCTCGAGCACGGACCGACGACGGCCGGCGAGTTCCGGCTCCGGGCCTGGCTGCCATGGACGCCCTAG
- a CDS encoding response regulator transcription factor, which translates to MDALAPVRVLLVDDDALVRAGLTMMLGEFDGIEVAGAVADGTEVAAAVAEHRPDVVLMDIRMPGMDGLTATEALRARRDPPEVIVLTTFDTDAHVLRAMRAGASGFLLKHTPPAEIARAVRRVAAGEPMLSPEVLRRMMSFVAAAGTDPSRDRARAALLRLSPGERDVASLVAQGRTNQEIGTALRMSTATVKAYVSRILTKLDSTNRVQIALLVHDARP; encoded by the coding sequence ATGGACGCCCTAGCGCCCGTGCGGGTGCTGCTCGTCGACGACGACGCCCTCGTCCGCGCCGGGCTGACCATGATGCTCGGCGAGTTCGACGGCATCGAGGTGGCCGGCGCGGTCGCCGACGGCACCGAGGTCGCCGCCGCGGTCGCCGAGCACCGCCCGGACGTCGTGCTGATGGACATCCGGATGCCGGGCATGGACGGGCTGACCGCGACCGAGGCGTTGCGCGCCCGCCGGGATCCGCCCGAGGTGATCGTGCTGACCACGTTCGACACCGACGCGCACGTGCTCCGGGCGATGCGCGCCGGAGCAAGCGGCTTCCTGCTCAAGCACACACCACCCGCCGAGATCGCCCGGGCCGTGCGGCGGGTCGCGGCGGGCGAGCCGATGCTGTCCCCGGAGGTGCTGCGCCGGATGATGAGCTTCGTCGCGGCGGCCGGCACCGATCCGTCCCGGGACCGGGCCCGGGCGGCGCTGCTGCGGCTCAGCCCCGGCGAGCGCGACGTCGCGTCGCTCGTGGCGCAGGGCCGCACCAATCAGGAGATCGGTACGGCCCTGCGGATGAGCACGGCAACGGTCAAGGCGTACGTGTCCCGGATCCTCACCAAGCTGGACTCGACGAACCGGGTGCAGATCGCCCTACTGGTGCACGACGCGCGGCCTTAG
- a CDS encoding glycoside hydrolase family 130 protein, with protein MTAIMDPDDIDSTSTTSLALRHALTMQPDGRRVVIKLFVPGEDAQIGQNRASAIIERVLLLNEQETARLLEDVLARFAGRHHDICATFQHHYDLVHHRVPPDIELSPTARALIGAYFSHEFSVEAAALCNPSMVPHPDQSDLAPGELRTAISLRQIGEGHISSIGFCSAILGPDDTIRLEDRSGPLMIGPRVGAKHRRDLLAAGLAEEDLDNEITATVLSSLPERYDDEAFEDILHHLPGELLARTKANETLELIRRIVASDYAVTFPATAPLHQRVLWPATPAESNGMEDARFVQVEEADGRTAYYATYTAYDGRHIAGRQIHTRDLRHFEVTALRGPAARNKGMARFPRPVNGRHLALCRSDGETLGLSVRDEQNRWQEAVPLLVPHRGWELIQVGNCGSPVETTAGWLVLTHGVGPMRRYAIGAMLLDLDNPELVIADLPHGLLEPDEIEREGYVPNVVYSCGGLVHAGRFWLPYGASDVRVGFASIPLDKLIDAMVPFADGPAESWRS; from the coding sequence ATGACCGCAATCATGGATCCCGACGACATCGATTCCACGTCGACCACCTCCCTGGCCCTGCGTCACGCGCTGACGATGCAGCCGGACGGCCGCCGGGTCGTCATCAAGCTGTTCGTGCCCGGCGAGGACGCCCAGATCGGCCAGAACCGCGCCTCCGCGATCATCGAACGGGTCCTGCTGCTCAACGAGCAGGAGACCGCCCGGCTGCTCGAGGACGTGCTGGCCCGCTTCGCCGGGCGCCATCACGACATCTGCGCGACCTTCCAGCACCACTACGACCTGGTGCACCACCGGGTGCCGCCGGACATCGAGCTGTCGCCGACGGCCCGGGCGCTGATCGGCGCCTACTTCAGCCACGAGTTCTCCGTCGAGGCGGCGGCGCTGTGCAACCCGTCGATGGTCCCGCACCCGGACCAGAGCGACCTGGCCCCGGGCGAGCTGCGCACCGCGATCAGCCTCCGGCAGATCGGCGAGGGGCACATCTCCTCGATCGGCTTCTGCTCCGCGATCCTCGGCCCGGACGACACGATCCGGCTCGAGGACCGCTCCGGCCCGCTGATGATCGGCCCGCGGGTCGGCGCCAAGCACCGGCGCGACCTGCTCGCCGCCGGCCTTGCCGAGGAGGACCTGGACAACGAGATCACCGCCACCGTGCTGTCCTCGCTGCCCGAGCGCTACGACGACGAGGCGTTCGAGGACATCCTGCACCACCTGCCCGGCGAACTGCTGGCCCGGACCAAGGCCAACGAGACGCTGGAACTGATCCGGCGCATCGTGGCCAGCGACTACGCGGTGACGTTCCCGGCCACCGCCCCGCTGCACCAGCGGGTGCTCTGGCCGGCCACCCCGGCCGAGAGCAACGGCATGGAGGACGCGCGCTTCGTGCAGGTCGAGGAGGCCGACGGGCGCACGGCCTACTACGCCACCTACACCGCGTACGACGGACGGCACATCGCCGGGCGGCAGATACACACCCGCGACCTGCGGCACTTCGAGGTGACCGCCCTGCGCGGCCCGGCCGCCCGCAACAAGGGCATGGCGCGGTTCCCGCGGCCGGTCAACGGGCGGCACCTGGCGCTGTGCCGCAGCGACGGCGAGACGCTGGGGCTGAGCGTCCGCGACGAGCAGAACCGCTGGCAGGAGGCCGTGCCGCTGCTCGTGCCGCACCGCGGCTGGGAGCTGATCCAGGTGGGCAACTGCGGGTCGCCGGTGGAGACCACCGCGGGCTGGCTGGTGCTCACCCACGGCGTCGGCCCGATGCGCCGGTACGCGATCGGCGCGATGCTGCTCGACCTCGACAACCCGGAGCTGGTCATCGCCGACCTGCCGCACGGGCTGCTGGAGCCGGACGAGATCGAGCGCGAGGGCTACGTGCCCAACGTCGTCTACTCCTGCGGCGGGCTCGTGCACGCGGGGCGGTTCTGGCTGCCGTACGGCGCCAGCGACGTCCGGGTCGGGTTCGCCAGCATCCCGCTCGACAAGCTCATCGACGCGATGGTGCCGTTCGCCGACGGCCCAGCCGAGTCATGGCGGTCCTAA
- a CDS encoding glycosyltransferase, whose amino-acid sequence MSISLRLVPPPIRLVDAPEPNWAQIARLTDDTGLLEHARNAIPRRWHGYCVDDVSRGLLVAAREPQPTAQVVRLAERYLAFLMHALAPDGTCHNRMGYDRVWHDEPSLGDWWGRLVWGLGTAAARCPVPWIRAGAAESFARAARQRSPWPRAMAFAGLGAAEVLRADPRSSAAASLLGDAATVIGPPGPDPEWVWPEPELTYANPAPAEVLIQAGDLLGDEPLLADGLRMLSWLCRMQEHQGHLSTVPVGGWRPGVPKHRHDQQPIEAAATADACATAAAVTGDERWDAPLFMSIAWFLGDNDTGTVMYDPLTGGGFDGLKPDGPNLNQGAESTLALVSTLQHARALASRSTTRPSGGLA is encoded by the coding sequence GTGAGCATCTCGTTGCGGCTCGTACCGCCGCCCATCCGCCTCGTCGACGCGCCCGAGCCCAACTGGGCGCAGATCGCCCGGCTCACCGACGACACCGGCCTGCTCGAACACGCCCGCAACGCGATTCCCCGGCGCTGGCACGGCTACTGCGTGGACGACGTGTCCCGGGGCCTGCTCGTCGCCGCCCGCGAGCCGCAGCCCACCGCGCAGGTGGTCCGGCTCGCCGAGCGGTACCTGGCGTTCCTGATGCACGCGCTGGCGCCGGACGGCACCTGCCACAACCGCATGGGCTACGACCGGGTCTGGCACGACGAGCCTAGCCTCGGCGACTGGTGGGGCCGGCTGGTGTGGGGGCTCGGCACGGCCGCGGCCCGCTGCCCCGTCCCGTGGATCCGGGCCGGTGCGGCCGAGTCGTTCGCCAGGGCGGCCCGGCAGCGCTCGCCGTGGCCCCGGGCCATGGCCTTCGCCGGGCTCGGCGCGGCGGAGGTGCTGCGGGCCGACCCGCGGTCCAGCGCCGCGGCCTCCCTGCTCGGCGACGCCGCGACGGTCATCGGCCCACCCGGTCCCGATCCGGAGTGGGTCTGGCCGGAACCCGAGCTGACCTACGCGAACCCGGCGCCGGCCGAGGTGCTGATCCAGGCCGGCGATCTGCTCGGCGACGAGCCGCTGCTCGCCGACGGCCTGCGGATGCTCTCCTGGCTGTGCCGCATGCAGGAGCACCAGGGTCACCTCTCCACCGTCCCGGTCGGCGGGTGGCGTCCCGGCGTCCCGAAGCACCGGCACGACCAGCAGCCGATCGAGGCCGCCGCGACCGCCGACGCCTGCGCGACCGCGGCGGCGGTGACCGGGGACGAACGCTGGGACGCGCCGCTGTTCATGTCGATCGCCTGGTTCCTGGGCGACAACGACACCGGCACGGTGATGTACGACCCCCTGACAGGTGGTGGATTTGACGGTCTGAAGCCGGATGGCCCTAATCTGAACCAAGGCGCCGAATCCACTCTCGCGCTCGTCTCCACGTTGCAGCACGCACGCGCGTTGGCGAGCAGGAGCACGACCCGACCGTCAGGCGGACTGGCATGA
- a CDS encoding glycosyltransferase: protein MPATYGFLSTYPPTQCGLATFNAALASHLTGGAPGSGVVRLLSADATGGGLEVDRTAPRIVHTWHTDTSGGWAAAANALNRFDVAVLQHEYGIYPGDGGDEVLPLLRALKVPTIVVLHTVLSNPSPLQRTVLERIVAAADAVVTMTDTARRRLTTGYRVDPEKITVIPHGAGSHSGTPRAASATPHLLTWGLLGPGKGIEWALRAVALLGDLDPHPLYTVAGRTHPKVLEQHGDVYRESLRKLAAELGVTDQVTWDDVYHDQATLSRLIRSADAVVLPYDSTEQVTSGVLIEAVGAGVPVVATEFPHAVELLADGPGLLVPHQDPEAMAAAIRHVLALRDSPNHLAGLTGGPTLRWPAVAARYQALTTRLLQDRTRVATSVPA, encoded by the coding sequence ATGCCCGCCACGTATGGCTTCTTGAGCACATATCCCCCCACGCAATGCGGTTTGGCGACGTTCAATGCGGCGCTCGCGAGCCACCTGACGGGTGGCGCGCCCGGCAGCGGCGTGGTCCGGCTGCTCTCGGCCGACGCGACCGGGGGCGGGCTGGAGGTCGACCGTACGGCGCCGCGGATCGTGCACACCTGGCACACGGACACGTCCGGCGGCTGGGCGGCCGCGGCCAACGCGCTGAACCGCTTCGACGTGGCGGTCCTCCAGCACGAGTACGGCATCTACCCGGGCGACGGCGGCGACGAGGTGCTGCCGCTGCTGCGCGCCCTCAAGGTGCCGACGATCGTCGTGCTGCACACGGTGCTGAGCAACCCGTCGCCGCTGCAGCGCACGGTGCTCGAACGGATCGTCGCGGCGGCCGACGCGGTCGTCACCATGACCGACACCGCGCGCCGGCGGCTGACCACCGGCTACCGGGTCGACCCGGAGAAGATCACTGTCATCCCGCACGGCGCGGGCAGCCACTCCGGCACGCCGCGGGCGGCGAGCGCCACCCCGCACCTGCTCACCTGGGGGCTGCTCGGTCCGGGCAAGGGCATCGAATGGGCGCTGCGCGCGGTGGCCCTGCTCGGTGACCTCGACCCGCATCCGCTGTACACGGTCGCCGGCCGGACCCACCCGAAGGTGCTCGAGCAGCACGGTGACGTCTACCGCGAGTCGCTGCGCAAGCTCGCCGCGGAGCTCGGCGTCACCGACCAGGTCACCTGGGACGACGTCTACCACGACCAGGCGACGCTGAGTCGGCTGATCCGCTCGGCGGACGCGGTGGTGCTGCCGTACGACTCCACCGAGCAGGTCACCTCCGGCGTGCTGATCGAGGCGGTCGGCGCGGGCGTGCCGGTGGTCGCGACCGAGTTCCCGCACGCCGTCGAGCTGCTCGCCGACGGCCCGGGTCTGCTGGTGCCGCATCAGGACCCGGAGGCGATGGCCGCCGCGATCCGGCACGTGCTGGCGTTGCGGGACTCGCCAAACCACCTTGCCGGACTCACCGGTGGGCCGACGCTGCGCTGGCCCGCCGTCGCCGCGCGCTACCAGGCGCTGACCACCCGGCTGCTACAGGACCGCACTCGCGTCGCGACGTCGGTTCCGGCGTGA
- a CDS encoding glycosyltransferase family 4 protein — MKIALLGPVAWRTPPLHYGPWELITSLLAEGLTARGVDVTLFATLDSVTKAALDGVCPSGYEESPELDGRVWEALHIAYALERSGDFDLVHNHLDWLPLAFSGHCRAPMLTTVHGFSGQNILPAYRRARSHFVSISDADRSPDLDYVGTVYHGVDLDGLPFDPAGGEDLVCFGRIHPDKGTHNAIEIARKAGRRLTLCGIVQDRRYFAERVEPHIDGERVVYLGSVGPADRARILGGSAALLHPILFAEPFGLSVVESMVCGTPVVAYRKGSMPEVVDEGVTGHLVDDVDQAVAAVAGIDLLDRAACRARARARFGADRMVEDYLRIYRELGS, encoded by the coding sequence ATGAAGATCGCCCTGCTCGGACCGGTCGCCTGGCGGACTCCGCCGCTCCACTACGGGCCCTGGGAGCTGATCACCAGCCTGCTCGCCGAGGGCCTGACCGCGCGCGGCGTCGACGTGACGCTCTTCGCGACGCTCGACTCGGTTACCAAGGCGGCCCTCGACGGCGTCTGCCCGAGCGGGTACGAGGAGTCCCCCGAGCTCGACGGCCGGGTGTGGGAGGCGCTGCACATCGCGTACGCGCTGGAGCGCTCCGGCGACTTCGACCTCGTGCACAACCACCTCGACTGGCTGCCGCTGGCGTTCTCCGGGCACTGCCGGGCGCCGATGCTCACGACCGTGCACGGCTTCTCGGGGCAGAACATCCTGCCGGCGTACCGGCGGGCCCGGTCGCACTTCGTCTCGATCTCCGACGCCGACCGCTCACCCGACCTTGACTACGTCGGCACCGTCTACCACGGCGTCGACCTGGACGGACTGCCGTTCGACCCGGCCGGCGGCGAGGACCTGGTCTGCTTCGGACGCATCCATCCGGACAAGGGCACGCACAACGCCATCGAGATCGCGCGCAAGGCCGGGCGCCGGCTGACGCTCTGCGGCATCGTGCAGGACCGGCGCTACTTCGCCGAGCGGGTGGAACCGCACATCGACGGCGAGCGGGTGGTCTACCTGGGCTCGGTCGGCCCGGCGGACCGGGCCCGGATCCTCGGCGGCAGCGCCGCGCTGCTGCACCCGATCCTGTTCGCCGAGCCGTTCGGGCTGTCGGTGGTGGAGTCGATGGTGTGCGGCACGCCCGTCGTCGCGTACCGGAAGGGCTCGATGCCCGAGGTCGTCGACGAGGGTGTCACCGGCCACCTGGTGGACGACGTGGACCAGGCGGTCGCGGCCGTGGCGGGCATCGACCTGCTGGACCGGGCGGCGTGCCGGGCCCGCGCCCGGGCCCGGTTCGGCGCGGACCGCATGGTCGAGGACTACCTGCGGATTTACCGTGAATTGGGTAGCTGA
- a CDS encoding alpha-glucosidase, with the protein MENPWWHSAVVYQIYPRSFADADGDGMGDLRGIIDHLDHIAGLGVDVVWLSPVYPSPQDDNGYDVSDYQDIEPVFGTLADFDELLAGVHERGMKLVMDLVVNHSSDEHRWFVESRGGKDSAKRDWYWWRPAREGMTPGTPGAEPNNWGSVFGGSAWEYDPVSGEYFLHIFSRKQPDLNWENPEVRDAVHTMMNWWLDRGVDGFRMDVIDHISKDTSLPDGVPRPGSAYGDGGPYWLNGPRNHEFLREMNERVFAGRHAMLTVAEMPGVTVQEAVLYTDPARREVDMVFGFDHVWVDRGADPWLLYPLKLTTLKGILGRWQAGLAEVGWNSLYWNNHDQPRVVSRFGDDGPRYRERSAKMLGAVLHLHRGTPYIYQGEELGMTNAPFATIADFRDIEALGQYEQAVTHEGRAPEDVLTVLRARGRDNARTPMQWDATPNAGFSTGTPWLPVNPNYPELNAAAAVKDPDSVYHFYRALIELRHSEPAVVHGDFTMLLPHDERLYAFTRALDGTTLLVIGNFTAETVRAEIDDAAAWAGAELLLTNAAAPRDLVLEPWQVVIYRRVSRP; encoded by the coding sequence ATGGAGAACCCCTGGTGGCACAGTGCAGTCGTCTATCAGATCTATCCGCGCAGCTTCGCCGACGCCGACGGCGACGGCATGGGTGACCTGCGGGGCATCATCGATCACCTGGACCACATCGCGGGACTCGGGGTCGACGTGGTCTGGCTGTCGCCGGTCTATCCGTCCCCGCAGGACGACAACGGCTACGACGTCAGCGACTACCAGGACATCGAGCCGGTCTTCGGCACGCTCGCGGACTTCGACGAGCTGCTCGCCGGCGTGCACGAGCGCGGCATGAAACTGGTAATGGACCTGGTCGTCAACCACAGCTCCGACGAGCACCGGTGGTTCGTGGAGAGCCGCGGCGGCAAGGACAGCGCCAAGCGGGACTGGTACTGGTGGCGCCCGGCCCGCGAGGGCATGACGCCGGGCACGCCCGGCGCCGAGCCGAACAACTGGGGCTCGGTCTTCGGCGGCTCCGCGTGGGAGTACGACCCGGTCAGCGGCGAGTACTTCCTGCACATCTTCAGCCGCAAGCAGCCGGACCTCAACTGGGAGAACCCGGAGGTCCGCGACGCGGTCCACACGATGATGAACTGGTGGCTGGACCGGGGCGTCGACGGCTTCCGGATGGACGTCATCGACCACATCTCCAAGGACACGTCGCTGCCGGACGGTGTGCCCCGGCCCGGCTCGGCGTACGGCGACGGCGGGCCGTACTGGCTCAACGGGCCGCGTAACCACGAGTTCCTGCGGGAGATGAACGAGCGGGTCTTCGCCGGCCGCCACGCCATGCTGACCGTCGCCGAGATGCCCGGCGTCACCGTGCAGGAGGCGGTGCTCTACACCGATCCGGCCCGCCGCGAGGTCGACATGGTCTTCGGTTTCGACCACGTCTGGGTGGACCGCGGCGCCGATCCGTGGCTGCTGTACCCGCTGAAGCTCACCACGCTCAAGGGCATCCTCGGCCGCTGGCAGGCCGGGCTGGCCGAGGTCGGCTGGAACAGTCTCTACTGGAACAACCACGACCAGCCGCGGGTCGTCTCGCGGTTCGGCGACGACGGCCCGCGTTACCGGGAGCGCTCGGCCAAGATGCTGGGCGCGGTTCTGCACCTGCACCGCGGCACGCCGTACATCTATCAGGGCGAGGAGCTCGGGATGACGAACGCGCCGTTCGCCACCATCGCCGACTTCCGCGACATCGAGGCGCTCGGCCAGTACGAGCAGGCGGTCACCCACGAGGGCCGGGCACCGGAGGACGTGCTGACCGTGCTGCGGGCGCGGGGGCGTGACAACGCGCGCACCCCGATGCAGTGGGACGCCACCCCGAACGCCGGCTTCAGCACCGGCACGCCGTGGCTGCCGGTCAACCCGAACTATCCCGAGCTCAACGCGGCCGCCGCGGTGAAGGACCCCGACTCGGTCTACCACTTCTACCGCGCCCTGATCGAGCTGCGGCACTCCGAGCCGGCGGTCGTGCACGGCGACTTCACCATGCTGCTGCCCCATGACGAGCGGCTGTACGCGTTCACCCGCGCGCTCGACGGCACGACGCTGCTGGTGATCGGCAACTTCACGGCAGAGACGGTCCGGGCCGAGATCGACGACGCCGCGGCGTGGGCGGGAGCGGAACTGCTCCTCACCAACGCCGCGGCACCGCGCGACCTGGTCCTCGAACCCTGGCAGGTCGTGATCTACCGGCGGGTCAGCCGGCCGTGA
- a CDS encoding CocE/NonD family hydrolase, giving the protein MSTTSGASCRNGRRRARSCACTCARTARSASRPTAQPASTTTPRTRRRRSPASSSRARRAPATTSPLESRADVRTFTTEPLPEAVEIMGTPSADLYATGSTGHFDLFVRLCDVDPGGRSVNVCDGFVRLTPDHADEDPVRIALGAAGHRFAAGHRIRLQVSGGAHPRFARNPGTGEPLGTAVRMVATRTTVHHDPVHPSALVLPMV; this is encoded by the coding sequence ATGTCAACGACGAGTGGCGCGAGCTGCCGGAATGGCCGCCGCCGAGCACGGAGCTGCGCCTGCACCTGCGCCCGGACGGCGCGCTCGGCGAGCCGGCCGACGGCGCAACCAGCTTCGACTACGACCCCGCGGACCCGACGCCGTCGTTCGCCGGCCAGCTCCAGTCGCGCACGCAGGGCGCCCGCGACAACAAGCCCCCTCGAATCGCGCGCGGACGTCCGGACCTTCACCACCGAGCCGCTGCCCGAGGCCGTCGAGATCATGGGTACGCCGTCCGCCGACCTCTACGCGACCGGCAGCACCGGCCACTTCGACCTGTTCGTGCGGCTGTGCGACGTGGATCCCGGCGGCCGCTCGGTGAACGTGTGCGACGGCTTCGTCCGGCTCACCCCCGACCACGCGGACGAGGACCCGGTGCGCATCGCGCTCGGCGCGGCCGGCCACCGCTTCGCCGCCGGCCACCGGATCCGGCTACAGGTCAGCGGCGGTGCGCACCCGCGCTTCGCCCGCAACCCCGGCACCGGCGAGCCGCTCGGCACCGCCGTGCGGATGGTCGCCACCCGCACGACGGTGCATCACGATCCGGTGCACCCCTCGGCGCTGGTGCTGCCGATGGTTTGA
- a CDS encoding TetR/AcrR family transcriptional regulator yields MPRGRPPAHTRPEVVAAAIAVADADGLDALTMRRLAADLGTGVMSLYTYVRDKEELLDLMVEQVGEFDPAFGGDDLLSLVGWQRALMLRHPWMPAALPNRRLGGPNTLGYLERGLVALKDTGLPGPAKMEILALLTGFVASYVTNELAQARAGITDSEQVAEHVARLMAAVSSGAYPQLARVMSEGTTAPPPTFEAIAARMIAGLLGG; encoded by the coding sequence GTGCCCAGAGGCCGCCCGCCCGCGCACACCCGGCCAGAGGTCGTCGCGGCCGCGATCGCCGTCGCCGACGCCGACGGGCTGGACGCCCTCACGATGCGGCGGCTCGCGGCCGACCTCGGCACGGGGGTGATGTCGCTCTACACCTACGTGCGGGACAAGGAGGAGCTGCTCGACCTGATGGTCGAGCAGGTCGGTGAGTTCGACCCGGCGTTCGGCGGCGACGACCTGCTGAGCCTGGTCGGCTGGCAGCGTGCGCTGATGCTGCGGCATCCGTGGATGCCCGCCGCGCTGCCGAACCGCCGGCTCGGCGGCCCCAACACGCTCGGCTACCTGGAACGCGGGCTGGTCGCGCTCAAGGACACCGGCCTGCCCGGCCCGGCGAAGATGGAGATCCTGGCGCTGCTCACCGGGTTCGTGGCGAGCTACGTGACGAACGAGCTGGCGCAGGCCCGGGCCGGGATCACCGACTCCGAGCAGGTGGCGGAGCACGTCGCGCGGCTGATGGCGGCGGTGTCGAGCGGGGCCTATCCGCAGCTCGCCCGGGTGATGAGCGAGGGCACGACCGCGCCGCCGCCGACCTTCGAGGCCATCGCGGCCCGGATGATCGCCGGCCTGCTCGGAGGTTAG
- a CDS encoding TspO/MBR family protein has protein sequence MTAHARHGGRTAWWSLIPFAAATLAAALIGGLGVAGTAGEYQSLEQPSWAPPSWVFGPVWTILYAMIAVAGWLAWRRAGWTSALSVYAAQLVLNAAWTPIFFGFGRYGLALADIVVLWVLIGATIYLFRPISRTAAWLLVPYWMWVTFATALNAAIWHAN, from the coding sequence ATGACCGCTCACGCCCGGCACGGTGGCCGTACGGCCTGGTGGAGCCTGATCCCGTTCGCGGCCGCCACCCTCGCCGCCGCGCTGATCGGCGGCCTCGGCGTCGCGGGCACGGCAGGCGAGTACCAGAGCCTCGAACAGCCGTCGTGGGCGCCGCCGTCGTGGGTGTTCGGCCCGGTCTGGACCATTCTGTACGCGATGATCGCCGTCGCCGGCTGGCTGGCGTGGCGCCGCGCGGGCTGGACGTCGGCGCTCAGCGTCTACGCGGCGCAGCTCGTGCTCAACGCCGCCTGGACGCCGATCTTCTTCGGCTTCGGCCGCTACGGGCTGGCGCTGGCCGACATCGTCGTGCTCTGGGTGCTGATCGGCGCCACGATCTACCTGTTCCGGCCGATCTCGCGTACCGCCGCGTGGCTGCTGGTGCCGTACTGGATGTGGGTCACCTTCGCCACCGCCCTGAACGCCGCCATCTGGCACGCCAACTAA
- a CDS encoding VOC family protein, which translates to MPGFASLAMINLDAEDPAALATFYSQVLGWELQHSDAEYAMIGDGSTTIGFGKVPGYSAPGWPKEAAPKRYHLDLYVDDLDKAEEQALALGATKPAEHPTPDRWRVLLDPAGHPFDICLRS; encoded by the coding sequence ATGCCCGGATTCGCGTCCCTGGCAATGATCAACCTGGATGCCGAGGACCCCGCGGCCCTGGCCACGTTCTACTCGCAGGTGCTGGGCTGGGAGCTCCAGCACAGCGACGCGGAGTACGCCATGATCGGCGACGGCTCGACGACCATCGGCTTCGGCAAGGTGCCGGGCTACTCGGCGCCGGGCTGGCCGAAGGAGGCCGCGCCGAAGCGCTACCACCTGGATCTCTACGTCGACGACCTGGACAAGGCGGAGGAGCAGGCCCTGGCCCTCGGCGCGACCAAGCCGGCGGAGCATCCGACGCCGGATCGCTGGCGCGTCCTGCTCGACCCGGCCGGCCACCCGTTCGACATCTGCCTGCGCTCCTGA